Proteins encoded in a region of the Burkholderia sp. WP9 genome:
- a CDS encoding VirB3 family type IV secretion system protein: MREVHEIPKGMVQPWMIWGCLAELFLGSFVLPAVVFMFLKWWPVMLAVPFLVIGAYLITAKDMFAFSVAYQSFGATAKPRSLKYWGGAKTYAPR; encoded by the coding sequence ATGCGTGAAGTTCACGAAATCCCGAAAGGCATGGTGCAACCCTGGATGATATGGGGCTGCCTGGCTGAGTTGTTCCTCGGCTCGTTCGTCTTGCCCGCGGTTGTCTTCATGTTCCTCAAATGGTGGCCGGTGATGCTCGCCGTGCCCTTCCTGGTCATCGGCGCCTATCTGATCACCGCGAAAGACATGTTCGCGTTCTCGGTCGCGTATCAGAGTTTTGGTGCGACGGCGAAGCCACGTAGCCTCAAATACTGGGGCGGAGCGAAGACCTATGCCCCTCGGTGA
- a CDS encoding mating pair formation protein: MATAIIGAVTLAPAIQHFLFSKSPSLMRSQTKSAATLSLLFIAAVFPEYAYAMDYSTGTGLVRDFVSWLFVDAGPYVFMAILGICVLGVPKGWIPMKGAVIAVICSFVFFAVPSIVRYAASVASSQI; encoded by the coding sequence ATGGCTACCGCCATTATAGGCGCGGTCACGCTCGCCCCTGCAATTCAGCACTTCTTGTTTAGCAAGTCACCCTCGCTGATGCGCTCGCAAACAAAGTCAGCGGCCACGCTGTCCCTGTTGTTCATTGCTGCGGTGTTCCCCGAATACGCCTATGCGATGGATTACAGCACAGGCACCGGCCTGGTTCGCGATTTCGTTAGCTGGCTGTTCGTCGACGCGGGTCCCTATGTCTTCATGGCGATTCTCGGCATCTGTGTACTCGGGGTGCCGAAGGGTTGGATTCCGATGAAGGGTGCCGTGATCGCAGTTATCTGCTCCTTTGTGTTCTTTGCGGTCCCGTCGATCGTCCGCTATGCGGCGTCGGTCGCTTCCTCGCAGATCTGA